In Triplophysa dalaica isolate WHDGS20190420 chromosome 19, ASM1584641v1, whole genome shotgun sequence, the sequence CCCTTTGTACACTTACCAGATTCAGCGGTTCCAATGGTCTCGAGCTTTGTCTCTGTCGAAAACATTTGGGCTGATATGAATTAATATTCGTTCACGGATTCGGATCACTTTATTCTACTTTCTATAGATCGAACTGAGCATGCAAATCACCTCAGACTCTGCTGAACaccaataactttattaaatacTACTACATGCAAACAAAAGTCCTGAATACATGGCAAACATAAGAACAGTTTATAATGGCTTTATTTTGTCATGCACCCTATAGGCAAACTGATTTCCCCAAAATACGCaagaaaaaaattctgaaaaatTTCAGAAGAACTTGTAGACGATTAAttccaatatatatatatatatttagaagatACATTTAGAAAGATTTGCTTCAGCACAGCTTCTATGACTGAAGTAGCTCCAGCTGCAATATCAAGAAAGCAACAGTGCGAGGCGCACGAGCCATTTGCTTTTCCCCAGCTGAGCGTGCTGACATCAGACCGCACGCGCACGGCGTTGAGCTCGTGCGTGCGTCCGTCTCCATGCCACGACTCGCTCTTTCGTTCCATCTTGTGAACGGCGCATCGGTGAAGCGGCACCGCGGCAGTGTTTACAGTAGGCCTACGGGGCTTACAGGTTTCCATCATTGTTTTTGACAGTGGTCAACTGCGAAGGACTTGCACAAGGGCTAACGCTCTGCCTGCAGACTGAGCGGGGTAAGATATGCCGAACCACGTCGCTCGTTATGAGGTCTGCGACTTTGGCAACAGCACTGCACTTTACGATGATATATCATGGTATTTTGCgctatattgtttttaaacgatttattttataaataaaatacatttccgCACCCGTGGGCAGATTACAGACTGCTTGCTCAAACTCGGTAACCGTTTACAGTGGACAGACAGCGAGGCTGTCACACTCTGTTGCGGCAAATCCACTGTGCCTTTTAATTGTGACTGTGACATACCGTTATGTGTTCAAGCTAACAGAGTTCACCTTCGACCAAAAACAAGTAAACCTTTGAGTGATGTTAATGGATCGCAACGATCAATACATCTTTCcttaacattattttacttttaaatatacGCAATAACATTGTGTTAGGCCCACATTAAAGAGCGCATGATAAGTTTTAAACGTCAAAAAGATGCTTAAGTTTCTATTAAGAATGGCCAGTTAAACCATTACAATAGGCCATACAAAGTCAGTGACCACCTGTTTTTGATTCAAGATATTCTGACGTAATATCAATCACAAAAACAATGACTAGATATTTAGACTAGAAAACGTTCTGGAAACATGAAAAACACGgaacttacatttttgttaattatatattctgtttattaaagtaaaatcaTTTGCTTACGACACTTGTTACAGACTTGTTTAGAGAATTTGTTGAAGCGTATTTTAGAATACTAACAGTATAAAATATAAGCActgcattgaaatacatttttccaagACACAAATATAACGGATGCTCTTTGTGTTGGGCATATGTTCGGCGTATAGCAGTTTCTGGCgagaattattaaaatattaccaAAATAAATTGTCTGGTACATATAATTTCATgtattttagatattttgtttgcttaaaaTAGAACACTgcatgttctttattgctttatttcCGGACTGGGGAAAATGCATgtacaattttatatttctgtttcttcCTTAACAGtcactaaaatatatatatggaaAGAAATGCATAAATTCTCTCACCTGGATTGTTGTTCATTAgagttttataattaaattgaTTTTGGTATAGTCTGGattttgtttagatatttttaataCAGAATTCCACAGATTTGTTTAGCATAAATCAGTCTTCTTTTATGAATTCcatcaaaatgtattatataatcAAATTCTCTTTCATTTCAGGCTTTGcgtgatttttatatattttttaagaagaCTTAGTTTGTATTTTCACTATAGTTTATTAATCTATTATTATAGTTCTCAGCTGTAACTTACAACATTGAATGATATTAAAGTGCAACAATATTGTCCTTTTAACAATGCTGTGCTAGTTCACTATTTTTAGCACATTTGTCATGTTACAGGGTATCATTGTAACGCATCAGAACCCTTAAATTCATAATATTGCCTTTGTTCGTTTGTCAAAACTATAGGTCTACTGTATTATTAACCAAGGGGCTGGGTCATTTAAATCAGATTTCTTATGaatataacaattattttgaggttaaaaatatgaaaaaaataaaaaacatttaaagattaATGTTATAGGCTTTGTTTAAGAAAGCGATAGGCCCAACACATTTTCCAAGGTTAATTGACAGCATTTTAACTGTTCCGTtaagttaaagtaaaaataatttgttcagaatattacagaaatgatcatatttcgatttttgttatatttatttgtaaaataacaacGTATTTGAGTATGGACAAcatataaaagaaagaaagaaagaacacatACATTAAGTGTTATAAATTAAAGCATCAAATGAGGATGTTACAAACTACAATATccatttaacattataaaacaatttaaaaccgTGTTTATTAACGAATGTATAATTTTAAATCTCTTATTactttgtcaaatatttttaaatgaatcccAGGTATTTGAATGGCCACAAATAAAATCTATGCTAGATTTGATTACCATTGGGcctatacatttaacatatttgacttattaattaatttagttcACGGACAGCCGGCACAAATTTTTACTCCAATGAATATTGATCAGTGCAGGTTTTTGAAAATCAGATGCCTTACAAACTTATAGccatttaaaaacttttttttccgTGAATAGCCTTATATAGTCTACAGATTATTATAGAAAAGCTGAATTTAAGTAATAACACGCTTTAGCCTACAATAGGGGCTAAGTTGACGAACTGGATCTTACAttatagaaaatgtttattttaatattgtaattattttataataaactgtTGTTTCAATCCATTTCACTAGTGACAATAATGACCTCAAAGAGTTAAGCTTCAATAAACCTTCAATTATTATTCACTTATAACTATTGAATAAACCAGTAAAACCCATCACTGAAAGCTATTTTTATTCAACTTAAAACTGTGGGGAAGCCATTAAACCAGACAATTTTGTATCCCATTTTTCTGATTGacctgattttttttgtgaaatacaaAATGACTGTTATCGACATTTCAGGGTAAATTCAAAAGtaatatcaaaaaataaaatttaataataattcaaatgtaaTCACACAACAATggaaaagaaatgcatacaaatGTACAAGTTATTAAATTGTGTACATTGTATACAAATGGTATAGTGTGAATATAATCACTCTAGTTAATAAACCCTAATTTAAGAGGGTTTAAAGGTTGTTTTCAGTAAAAACTATGCTagtttaaaaaactgtaatctATTTAGAACTAGTTGTTTTAAATCAACatataaaatatggaaatacTTGAATTGAAAACGTTATAGTTTTTGCAATTCCTAACATAACAAATAACGCGacgtttgttttagtttttaaagatataatCTTTACTTCCAGATAAGACAATTCTGCTTATTCCGTTCAACcgatttacaataaaaatgaatccTAAAATTCAACCGATACATAGCTCTCTTGCAAAAGGCATTAAAACAGCTGAACACAGAAATCTTTAGACAGAAACTACACAATAGATTCAGTGTTGATTATTTTAACCAGCAGCGAAGCTGTGCTTAATCtaaaaaactttattgtttACTGCTAAACATTCTGTAGtggttattttttaaaacaaaaaacgttGGTGCTTATCTTTATTGGGTGGcaatgaatgtaaatataattatttgtcatttttatcttgtaatgtattcttttttttagtTGAACTTGCAGATAATTGAACAGGCTAAAGTTTGGACAGCTAAATCCAAGACAGATGTGTGTCAGGTCTCTCAGAGTCACCATCTTTATCTAGGTTTAAATTGCTTAAATATTCGTCCCCGAAACAAGACTATTAAAATAGGCTATAGAAAAAAGCGTTTCCCTTTAAACAGGCGGTTTAATCCACCATTTTATCATCTGTTTAGCAACGGTTAACAACGTCCTCAAACGATACTCAACccaaataaaagtgtctgtATCTACGGTCAATTTATCTAGGCTATATTCTATTTGTGTACAGCAACACCCATGAAATAACCTGTAAGAATAACGGAAGACAGCGCAGCGCATGCAAGTtttcacaataaatgtttcCTAGCACAAACCTACAATGTGATTATGGACTATGACTAAAACCTTCTATGCGCTTAGTCTACGGTGAAGGTTATTCATTTAATGTCAGTATCCCTATACAGTGAACGCACTGCTCTGAACAGCGCTCGTCTCCTCTCCTCACGCAGATCTCGCGAGAGCGGTGGCGTGGCTGGTTGGCAGTAAGCTTGCAGTAAGACAGAGGGAGAAGGCAGGCAGCATCATGGCGGACAGAGACAGTGGAAGTGAGCAGGGAGGAGCGGCCACGGGCCCGGCTGTCGGTTCCGTGCACCCAGTGACAGGAGGGGCGGGCTCGGCTTCCGGGCTGCAGCACGAGACGCAAGAGCTCGCCTCGAAGCGGGTTGACATCCAGAACAAGCGCTTTTATTTGGACGTGAAGCAGAACGCGAAAGGCCGCTTCTTGAAGATAGCCGAAGTCGGGGCCGGGGGAAACAAGAGCCGCCTCACTCTCTCCATGTCCGTCGCTGTCGAGTTCCGCGACTACCTGGGAGACTTCATCGAGCATTACGCCCAGCTAGGACCGAGCAATCCCGACATAGCGCAGGACGAGCCCCGGCGGGCGCTGAAGAGCGAGTTCTTGGTCAGGGAGAATCGGAAGTACTACATGGATCTAAAGGAGAACCAGCGGGGCCGCTTTTTAAGGATTCGGCAGACCGTCAACCGGGGGCCCGGTTTGGGATCCACGCAAGG encodes:
- the puraa gene encoding purine-rich element binding protein Aa, whose protein sequence is MADRDSGSEQGGAATGPAVGSVHPVTGGAGSASGLQHETQELASKRVDIQNKRFYLDVKQNAKGRFLKIAEVGAGGNKSRLTLSMSVAVEFRDYLGDFIEHYAQLGPSNPDIAQDEPRRALKSEFLVRENRKYYMDLKENQRGRFLRIRQTVNRGPGLGSTQGQTIALPAQGLIEFRDALAKLIDDYGVEDEPAELPEGTSLTVDNKRFFFDVGSNKYGVFMRVSEVKPTYRNSITVPYKVWSKFGNTFCKYADEMKKIQEKQREKRACELQQQQQQQEEMQGDAGDED